In one window of Oryzias melastigma strain HK-1 linkage group LG5, ASM292280v2, whole genome shotgun sequence DNA:
- the LOC112145220 gene encoding olfactory receptor class A-like protein 1, with the protein MDLCVTIKGVSFLLQTGLGILGNSVVLLAYSHIICTEPKLLPVDMILCHLAFANLILLLTRCVPQTMTVFGLKDLLNDPGCKVVIYAYRIGRALSVCITCMLSVFQAVTIAPAGPFLSRLKPALSSLVVPTFAGLWLLNMAVCIAAPFFSMAPRNGTILPFTLNLGFCHVDFRDNLSYVINGVAVSVRDFAFVALMVGSSGYILLLLHRHSRQVRVIRRSHGNGAETRAAKTVLTLVILYVVFFGIDNVIWIYMLTVSKVSPVVADMRVFFSSCYASLSPYFIISSNKKVKGKIVCAAEQDQPSVETQESNDK; encoded by the coding sequence ATGGATCTGTGTGTGACCATCAAAGGCGTCTCCTTTCTTTTGCAAACGGGTTTGGGCATCCTGGGGAACTCTGTGGTGCTTCTGGCGTACAGCCACATCATTTGCACCGAACCGAAGCTCCTTCCTGTAGACATGATCCTGTGCCACCTCGCCTTTGCCAACTTGATACTGCTTCTGACTCGTTGCGTACCCCAGACTATGACAGTGTTTGGGCTGAAGGACCTCTTGAACGATCCTGGCTGTAAGGTGGTCATATACGCTTATCGTATTGGCCGGGCTTTGTCGGTCTGCATCACCTGCATGCTCAGTGTGTTTCAAGCAGTGACCATCGCCCCAGCTGGGCCCTTTCTGTCCAGATTGAAGCCTGCACTGTCCTCCCTGGTCGTCCCAACCTTTGCAGGACTGTGGCTCCTCAACATGGCCGTTTGCATAGCAGCCCCTTTCTTTTCCATGGCTCCACGAAATGGCACCATCCTGCCTTTTACACTCAACCTTGGCTTCTGTCATGTGGACTTCAGAGACAACCTTTCATATGTTATTAATGGAGTGGCTGTGTCTGTTAGGGACTTTGCATTTGTTGCCCTGATGGTGGGCTCCAGCGGGTACATTCTCCTGCTTCTCCATCGACACAGTCGTCAGGTGAGAGTGATACGTCGCTCACACGGCAACGGAGCAGAAACCAGGGCAGCCAAGACGGTACTGACCCTGGTGATACTCTACGTAGTTTTCTTCGGTATTGATAACGTGATCTGGATCTACATGTTGACTGTGTCAAAGGTGTCACCAGTGGTGGCTGATATGAGGGttttcttctcctcctgctACGCCTCTCTCAGTCCCTACTTCATCATCTCCTCAAACAAGAAGGTCAAGGGGAAAATAGTGTGTGCAGCTGAGCAAGACCAGCCATCAGTGGAGACTCAGGAGTCAAATGACAAATGA